Below is a genomic region from Mycoplasma phocoeninasale.
CATATTTTTGCTTATTGTCAACATGCTTACAGTTAAAGGTGCTGCGACATCTTCTAATGGCGAATTTATTCCATTGGGATCAGAAGCGAACGTCGATTCCTATGTTTACTATCGCGGTAAAACAATTATTAATACAATCTATTGAGCACCATTTGGACAAGATAAAATTTTTCAATTATCAAAATTCACAATCTTTAGAACTATTTCAATTTTTATAAGAATCTATGGCGTTATCTTAACAACCACGATTCTAACTGTATCAACAAAACCAGTGCTATTAACAAGAGCAATTAACGATTTACTTTATCCACTAAAATTAATTAAAATCCCAACCGAAATTATTACCATGATAATTTCAATTGCATTAAGATTTATTCCCACACTTTTAGAAGAATCTGGAAGAATTATGAAAGCACAATCAAGCCGGGGAATTGACTTTAAAAATGGTAACATTAAAGATAAAATGAAATCATTTATTGTTTTAATAGTTCCAATCTTTGTTTCATCATTTACGAAAGCTAATGACTTAGCTGACGCAATGACATCTCGTGGTTATGAACCATATTCAAAAAGAAGCTACTACCGTCAACTTCTACCCGGTTGAAGAAATATGGTTGCAATTCTATTTATCATGCTTCTAACTGCTTTTGTTATAACATGTCAATTAGATGTTGTCAATCTGCCATCTTGATGATTAGCAACATTTCAAAGGGTTTAAAAAATGGAAGACAAACAAAAAAACGAAATTCGTAAACAAGTTTTTGAACTAAGAGAAAAAATTGATAAATGAGATAAAGAATATTACGACTTAGATAATCCTGAAGTTCCCGATTCAGTTTATGATCTTGAATTTAACAAACTTAAGAAAATGGAAGAGCAATATGCTCACTATTTTTCTTATGAGGAGATAAAATCTTCTCCAACACAAAAAATTAACTCAACACCATTAAGTATTTTTCAAAAAGTTTACCATGAAAGTGCTATGCTTTCATTAAATAAAGCTTACTCGATTGATGAAATCAAAAAATTCATTGATAATATCGCAAAGATAACTAATGAATTTAGTTTTTTCATAGAACCAAAAATAGATGGTATTTCTATTTCAATTAAATATAAAGATGGTAAACTATTTCAAGCTTTGACACGAGGGGATGGTAAAGTTGGCGAAGACGTAACGGAAAATGTTTTGCAGATAAAAGATATTCCAAAAACTATTAACTATTTTAACGATTTAGAAGTTAGGGGAGAAATTTATCTATCAATTGAAGAATTTAACAATTTAAATAAAGATTTAGAATCAAAAGGAAAAACAAAACTGGCGAATCCAAGAAACGCAGCTGCTGGAACATTGAGGCAGCTCAATTCTGAAATTGTTAAAGAAAGAAAATTATCGGCATTTTTATACTATATAGTTAATCCGCTTGATCACAACATTGAGACAATGAAACAATCATTTGAATTTTTAAATTCACTAGGTTTCAAAATTTCAAAAGAAGCAAAACATGTAAATAGTGTTGAAGAAATTGAAGAGTATATAAAAGAATTTAAAAATATTAAACAATTATTAAATTATGAAACTGACGGAATAGTCATAAAACTAAATGAAATAAAATATTACAATAAGCTTGGATCCACTTCGAAATTTCCGCATTCAGCTATTGCTTTCAAATATGAACCGGATACAGCGATAACGGTTCTAAAAAAGATTTTTATTACCACAGGTAGAACAGGATTAATAACTTATAATGCCTTACTTGAACCAGTTGAATTATCTGGTAGCTTAGTTAGTTATGCCACACTAAATAATTTTCAATATATTGAAGATTTGAATCTCAATGAAAACGATTTAGTATATGTTAAAAAAGCAGGGGAAATTATTCCGTGTGTTATTGGCCTTGCGTCAAAAAAGGATAAGGACAATAGTACTCGATTTAAGAAATTTTTATTTTGTCCTTATTGTAATTTCCCGCTAGAGGATTCTAGTTCACAACTTGAACAATTTTGTACTAATGCTAACTGTCCAGAAATTAATCGTCGAAAATTAATTCATTTTTGTTCAAAAGATGCAATGGATATCACCATGCTTGGAGAGAAAAATATTGAGCTTTTGCTAGAAAATCATTTGCTTTCTACTCCCGCCGATATATATGAGCTTAAAAGTCATAAAGATGAACTTGTCAATTTAGCAAGACTTGGTAACAAATCAGTTTTAAAAATTTTAGATGCTATTGAAGAAACAAAGACTAAATCACTTGAAAGATTAATTTTTGGTTTATCAATCAAATTGATTGGCGCTAAAGTAGCCAAATTAATTGCCTCAGAAGTTAAAGAGTTTAGTAACTTTCTTTCCTTCGATTTTTTGAGTTTGCTGAAATACAATGAAATTGGTGATAAAGTAACAAACTCAATTATTGAATGAATTAAAATTGAAGATAATGCAAAACTAGTAAATAGTTTATTAGCTAAAGGTCTCAATTTAAAATATATCAATAATGCTAAAAATACCAAATTTCAAAATTTTTCTTTTGTAATTACTGGCGTTCTTTCGAAGCCGAGAAGTTACTTTGAAGAATTAATTATTGTTAATGGTGGATTGGTTAAAAATTCAATTTCCTCTAAAACAACTTATTTACTAGCAGGTGATGATGCTGGATCGAAACTTGCTAAAGCAAACAATCTTGGAATAAAAATAATTAATGAAGAAGAATTTAATGAATTAATGCAGGATTAAAAATCCGCATTTTTTTTAT
It encodes:
- a CDS encoding energy-coupling factor transporter transmembrane component T family protein produces the protein MNKAIIGKYLNLETPIHKLDPRLKFLSNILFIVLFFIADHFITLIILTVFMMVVYIIATKSIKSCFSKLKLPLYIAIFLLIVNMLTVKGAATSSNGEFIPLGSEANVDSYVYYRGKTIINTIYWAPFGQDKIFQLSKFTIFRTISIFIRIYGVILTTTILTVSTKPVLLTRAINDLLYPLKLIKIPTEIITMIISIALRFIPTLLEESGRIMKAQSSRGIDFKNGNIKDKMKSFIVLIVPIFVSSFTKANDLADAMTSRGYEPYSKRSYYRQLLPGWRNMVAILFIMLLTAFVITCQLDVVNLPSWWLATFQRV
- the ligA gene encoding NAD-dependent DNA ligase LigA, which produces MEDKQKNEIRKQVFELREKIDKWDKEYYDLDNPEVPDSVYDLEFNKLKKMEEQYAHYFSYEEIKSSPTQKINSTPLSIFQKVYHESAMLSLNKAYSIDEIKKFIDNIAKITNEFSFFIEPKIDGISISIKYKDGKLFQALTRGDGKVGEDVTENVLQIKDIPKTINYFNDLEVRGEIYLSIEEFNNLNKDLESKGKTKLANPRNAAAGTLRQLNSEIVKERKLSAFLYYIVNPLDHNIETMKQSFEFLNSLGFKISKEAKHVNSVEEIEEYIKEFKNIKQLLNYETDGIVIKLNEIKYYNKLGSTSKFPHSAIAFKYEPDTAITVLKKIFITTGRTGLITYNALLEPVELSGSLVSYATLNNFQYIEDLNLNENDLVYVKKAGEIIPCVIGLASKKDKDNSTRFKKFLFCPYCNFPLEDSSSQLEQFCTNANCPEINRRKLIHFCSKDAMDITMLGEKNIELLLENHLLSTPADIYELKSHKDELVNLARLGNKSVLKILDAIEETKTKSLERLIFGLSIKLIGAKVAKLIASEVKEFSNFLSFDFLSLLKYNEIGDKVTNSIIEWIKIEDNAKLVNSLLAKGLNLKYINNAKNTKFQNFSFVITGVLSKPRSYFEELIIVNGGLVKNSISSKTTYLLAGDDAGSKLAKANNLGIKIINEEEFNELMQD